One part of the Pirellulales bacterium genome encodes these proteins:
- a CDS encoding 2-oxo acid dehydrogenase subunit E2 produces the protein DRLTLRQITAERQRLVDLVRSRTITVEEMRGGTFTISNLGMFPVDSFTALIHPPQAAILSVGRIQQVATPADRGGVGFRPRMTFGLTLDHRVADGAVGAAFLKDFIARVESPDLMANFNLEAT, from the coding sequence GACAGGCTGACGCTCCGGCAAATCACGGCAGAGCGGCAGCGACTGGTCGATTTGGTGCGATCGCGAACGATCACCGTGGAGGAAATGCGCGGCGGCACCTTTACGATTTCCAATCTGGGAATGTTTCCGGTCGACAGCTTCACCGCGCTGATTCATCCACCGCAAGCGGCCATCCTTTCCGTCGGGCGTATTCAGCAGGTTGCGACGCCGGCGGACCGCGGCGGCGTCGGATTTCGCCCGCGAATGACGTTTGGATTGACGCTCGACCATCGCGTGGCCGATGGCGCCGTCGGCGCTGCGTTTTTGAAAGACTTCATCGCCCGCGTCGAAAGCCCCGATCTGATGGCAAACTTCAATTTGGAGGCAACGTAG